The Rhodococcus triatomae genome includes a window with the following:
- a CDS encoding Ppx/GppA phosphatase family protein — MRLGVLDVGSNTVHLLVVDAHRGAHPTPMSSTKATLRLAENIDAAGDITESGASKLTGTVAEFAAIAQKSGCEELMSFATSAVRDATNSDSVLARVLAETGVTLEVLSGVDEARLTFLAVRRWYGWSAGRILNLDIGGGSLELTSGSDEDPEVAFSLQLGAGRLTRDWLEADPPGKRRVAVLRDWLDAELAAPAKELRAAGDWDRAVGTSKTFRSLARLTGAAPSTAGTRVRRSLTASGLRQLIAFISRMTASDRAELEGVSADRSRQLVAGALVAEASMRALGVEEIEICPWALREGLILRKLDTEMGGELMVSAR, encoded by the coding sequence GTGCGCCTTGGGGTACTCGACGTCGGAAGCAACACCGTTCACCTGCTCGTAGTGGACGCGCATCGTGGTGCGCACCCGACGCCGATGAGCTCGACCAAGGCGACGTTGCGCCTGGCCGAGAACATCGACGCCGCCGGTGACATCACGGAATCGGGCGCGTCGAAACTCACCGGCACGGTCGCCGAGTTCGCCGCGATCGCGCAGAAATCCGGGTGCGAGGAGCTCATGTCGTTCGCGACCTCCGCGGTGCGTGACGCGACCAACTCCGACTCCGTCCTCGCCCGGGTGCTCGCCGAGACGGGTGTGACGCTCGAAGTGCTCTCCGGGGTCGACGAGGCGCGGCTGACGTTCCTCGCCGTGCGCCGCTGGTACGGCTGGAGCGCCGGCCGCATCCTCAACCTCGACATCGGCGGAGGCTCGCTCGAGCTCACCAGCGGCTCCGACGAGGATCCCGAGGTCGCGTTCTCACTCCAACTCGGGGCCGGCCGGCTCACCCGGGACTGGCTCGAGGCGGACCCGCCGGGCAAGCGGCGCGTCGCCGTCCTGCGGGACTGGCTCGATGCGGAACTGGCCGCCCCGGCCAAGGAACTGCGCGCGGCCGGGGACTGGGATCGGGCCGTCGGCACGTCGAAGACGTTCCGCTCGCTGGCCCGACTCACCGGCGCCGCGCCCTCGACCGCCGGTACGCGCGTGCGACGCAGCCTCACCGCGAGCGGTCTCAGGCAACTCATAGCTTTCATTTCGCGGATGACTGCGTCCGACCGTGCAGAATTGGAGGGCGTGAGCGCGGACCGGTCTCGACAGCTGGTCGCCGGTGCGCTCGTGGCGGAGGCCAGCATGCGTGCGTTGGGGGTGGAGGAGATCGAGATCTGCCCCTGGGCGCTGCGTGAGGGGCTGATCCTGCGCAAGCTCGACACGGAGATGGGCGGAGAGTTGATGGTGAGTGCGCGATGA